CCTTCGACTTGCCCGAAGCCGAGTCCGAGCTCATCGCCGGCCACCTCACCGAATACTCCGGCTTCAAATACGCGCTGTTCTTCATGGCCGAATACTTCGGCCTCTTTGCCCTGAGCGGCCTCGGCATCACGATCTTCCTCGGCGGCTGGCAGGCGCCGTTCCCCGCGCTCGAAGTGATCCCCTCTTACCTTTGGTTCATGATCAAGCTGGTGCTGATGGTGATCTTCTTCATCTGGATCCGCGGCACCCTCCTGCGCCTCCGCATCGACCAGCTCACGCGCCTCGCCTGGCAATTCCTCCTGCCGCTCGCGCTGATCAACATCGCCAACGCCGCGTTCTGGGCGCTCTCCGCCCACGTCTCGCCGGTGATGGACGTCGCCCGCTGGCCGATCTCCGCCGCGATCATCATCGTGCCCTTCCTCGTGATCAGCCGCCGCCTCAACAAGGGCCGCGCTCCCCGCACTTACCGCTACGCGTCATGACACCCGCGCTGCTCCTCATCGCCTTCGTCACGCTCGCCGCCGCCGCGGTCGCGATGGCGTTGCGCAACCTGATCCACAGCGCGTTGCTGTTCATCGCCAGCTGGGCCGGCCTCGCCGCGCTCTACCTCTGGTCGGGCGCGCAGTTCGTGGCCTTCGCACAGATCCTCGTCTACGTCGGCGCCATCTCGATGGTCGTGCTCTTCGCCGTGCTGCTCACCAAGCAAGGCGGCGACCTCGGCCCGGTCGAACCCGCCGGCCTCTCGCGCGCCATGCTCGCGATCATCGCCGCCGGCGGCGTCGCGGGCGTGCTGATCGGCGCCATCCTCGGCACGCCGCTCGACACCGCGCAGGCCGCTCCGGCCTCCTTCACCGTCCGCCAGCTCGGCGAACAACTCATGGGCAAGCACGCTGTCTCGCTTCTCATCACCGGCCTCATCCTCACCGTCGCGCTGCTCGGCGCCGTGGTGATCGCCGCGCAGGACAAGGAGGACGCGTCGTGAGCTTGGCTACAATCCATCAAATACAGAGGACGCAGAGAGCACAGAGATTGGACTCTGCTGCTCGGCCTTTCCTCTGTGCCCTCTGCGACCTCTGTGTTGAAAAAGCCTTAGGAGGTGCGTCGTGAGTCCACTCCAAATCTGCCTCGTCATCTCGACGCTGCTCTTCTGCGTCGGCCTGATTGGCGCCCTCTCGCGCAGCAACAGCATCCTCGTGCTCCTCGGCGTCGAGCTGATGCTGAACGCCGCGAACCTCAACTTCATCGCCTTCTGGCGCTACGGCCCGCATCCCGAACTGGGCACCGGCGCGATCTTCGTCCTCTTCTC
This portion of the Candidatus Didemnitutus sp. genome encodes:
- a CDS encoding NADH-quinone oxidoreductase subunit J, translating into MTPALLLIAFVTLAAAAVAMALRNLIHSALLFIASWAGLAALYLWSGAQFVAFAQILVYVGAISMVVLFAVLLTKQGGDLGPVEPAGLSRAMLAIIAAGGVAGVLIGAILGTPLDTAQAAPASFTVRQLGEQLMGKHAVSLLITGLILTVALLGAVVIAAQDKEDAS
- the nuoK gene encoding NADH-quinone oxidoreductase subunit NuoK, with the translated sequence MSPLQICLVISTLLFCVGLIGALSRSNSILVLLGVELMLNAANLNFIAFWRYGPHPELGTGAIFVLFSIAVAAAEAAVGLALVIAIYRHQKSIRLQEAAQLKG